The Antarcticibacterium sp. 1MA-6-2 genome has a window encoding:
- a CDS encoding tRNA-binding protein — protein MEITWNDFEKVEMRIGTILEVDNFPEARNPAYKLVIDFGKDIGIRKSSAQITRRYSAEDLIGKQIVAVVNFPKKQIATFMSECLVLGAVGENNDIVLLNPDFKVENGLLVG, from the coding sequence ATGGAAATAACCTGGAATGACTTTGAAAAAGTAGAAATGAGAATTGGGACGATTTTGGAAGTCGATAATTTTCCGGAAGCCCGAAATCCCGCCTATAAACTGGTGATAGACTTCGGAAAGGATATCGGCATCAGAAAATCTTCAGCACAAATTACCCGTCGCTATTCCGCAGAAGATCTTATAGGAAAACAAATAGTCGCTGTGGTGAATTTTCCGAAGAAACAAATTGCGACTTTTATGAGTGAATGTTTAGTGCTGGGAGCTGTTGGAGAAAATAATGATATAGTTCTTCTCAATCCCGATTTTAAAGTGGAAAATGGACTGCT
- a CDS encoding DUF962 domain-containing protein gives MKSLDTWFSEYAVSLQNETNKAIHYICVPAIFFSIVGLLMSIPPGILQEVFAGDYPLVENWAVPILLLVLVFYFRLSVMMGLKILVFAAICIVGNYFISLAAPLWLVSLIIFAAAWVGQFYGHKVEGKKPSFLKDLQFLLIGPAWVIDNLFR, from the coding sequence ATGAAATCTCTAGACACCTGGTTTTCGGAATATGCCGTGAGCCTTCAGAATGAAACCAACAAAGCCATACATTATATATGTGTTCCTGCTATTTTCTTTTCTATTGTTGGCTTGCTTATGAGTATTCCTCCGGGAATTTTGCAGGAAGTGTTTGCAGGGGATTATCCTCTTGTTGAAAATTGGGCAGTACCGATACTACTACTCGTTCTGGTTTTTTACTTCCGGCTTTCAGTAATGATGGGTTTGAAGATCCTGGTTTTTGCAGCCATTTGTATTGTCGGTAATTATTTCATTTCCCTGGCAGCACCTTTATGGCTGGTATCATTGATTATATTTGCGGCAGCCTGGGTAGGGCAATTCTACGGGCACAAAGTAGAAGGCAAAAAGCCTTCTTTCTTAAAAGATCTTCAATTTTTGCTAATTGGCCCCGCGTGGGTAATTGATAATTTGTTCAGATAA
- a CDS encoding thioredoxin family protein, producing MSRTASNMLPLGTKAPDFELIDAVTNNRYSLQELKGDKGTVIMFICNHCPFVKHVNEEIVRVANDYRVLGFGFVAIMSNDIESYPDDHPDKMWKTARKNHYPFPYLFDQTQEVAKAYDAACTPDFYLFDSDLKLIYRGQLDNSRPGNGIPCNGRDLREALDCVLNNRKVYDDQKPSIGCNIKWRDARYMP from the coding sequence ATGTCCAGAACAGCTTCAAATATGCTTCCACTGGGAACGAAAGCTCCCGACTTTGAACTTATTGATGCAGTTACCAATAACAGATATAGCCTACAGGAACTAAAAGGCGATAAGGGAACGGTGATCATGTTTATTTGTAATCACTGCCCTTTTGTAAAACATGTGAATGAAGAAATTGTTAGAGTGGCTAATGATTACCGGGTGTTGGGCTTCGGATTTGTAGCTATAATGAGTAATGACATTGAGAGTTATCCCGATGATCATCCCGACAAAATGTGGAAAACGGCCAGAAAAAACCACTACCCTTTTCCCTACCTTTTTGATCAGACGCAGGAAGTGGCAAAAGCCTATGATGCAGCCTGCACTCCTGATTTCTATCTTTTTGATTCTGATCTTAAACTTATATATCGCGGACAACTTGACAATTCCCGACCGGGCAACGGTATTCCATGCAATGGAAGAGATCTTCGCGAAGCTCTGGACTGCGTTTTAAATAATAGAAAAGTTTATGATGACCAGAAACCGAGTATCGGCTGCAATATTAAGTGGCGGGACGCGAGGTATATGCCCTGA
- a CDS encoding peroxiredoxin, with amino-acid sequence MMSLRLGDKAPNFDAETTEGKINFYNYLGDGWGILFSHPADYTPVCTTELGAAAKYKDEFAKRNVKVMALSVDGLQSHKGWINDINETQNTTVNYPIIADESKEIANLYDMIHPNANDTLTVRSVYVVGPDKTIKLMITYPASTGRNFEELLRVIDSLQLTAHHKVATPANWKSGDDVVISPSISNEDAKGMFPKGFKEVKPYLRMTPQPDSNRSSNGSTTI; translated from the coding sequence ATTATGAGTCTAAGATTAGGAGATAAAGCACCAAATTTTGATGCTGAAACAACCGAAGGAAAAATCAATTTTTACAATTACCTGGGAGACGGCTGGGGAATCCTATTTTCACATCCGGCAGATTATACCCCTGTGTGTACAACTGAATTAGGTGCAGCGGCAAAATATAAAGATGAATTTGCCAAACGAAATGTGAAGGTGATGGCGCTAAGCGTGGACGGCCTTCAATCCCATAAAGGCTGGATCAACGATATTAATGAGACTCAAAACACAACAGTCAATTATCCAATTATTGCAGATGAGAGTAAGGAGATCGCAAATCTTTATGATATGATCCACCCAAATGCTAACGATACCTTGACCGTAAGATCGGTATATGTTGTTGGTCCGGACAAAACGATAAAATTAATGATCACTTATCCAGCCAGTACAGGAAGAAATTTTGAAGAACTGCTTAGGGTAATTGATTCGTTACAACTTACTGCCCACCATAAAGTAGCTACTCCTGCCAACTGGAAAAGCGGAGACGATGTGGTAATAAGTCCGTCAATTTCCAATGAAGATGCAAAAGGGATGTTTCCAAAAGGATTTAAAGAAGTAAAACCATATTTGAGAATGACTCCACAACCGGATAGTAACAGAAGCAGCAATGGTTCAACCACCATTTAA
- a CDS encoding SIS domain-containing protein — protein sequence MKLEEKILSIAKETISIEAEAIANLKNLLTPEFAEAVQYIYNSKGRVIITGIGKSAIIASKIVATLNSTGTPAVFMHAADAIHGDLGSILEDDVVICISKSGNTPEIKVLVPLIKNFKNKIIAITGNKDSFLGQQSDFILNAYVEKEACPHNLAPTTSTTAQLVLGDALAICLLDLRGFSTKDFAKYHPGGALGKKLYLRVSDITIQNQKPQVSPDTNVRDVIVEISEKMLGVTAVIENETVIGIVTDGDIRRMLRNNDEFKHLTAVDIMSKNPKTIQQDAMAIDALDKLEEHKISQLIALDNKQYAGVVHIHNLIREGIL from the coding sequence TTGAAACTGGAAGAAAAAATTCTCTCTATAGCAAAAGAAACTATTTCCATCGAAGCCGAAGCAATTGCGAACTTAAAAAATCTTCTTACTCCAGAGTTTGCTGAAGCCGTACAATATATCTATAACTCGAAAGGTAGGGTAATTATTACAGGAATAGGGAAAAGCGCCATAATTGCAAGTAAAATTGTTGCTACTTTAAATTCTACAGGAACCCCTGCAGTTTTTATGCACGCGGCAGATGCAATTCACGGAGACCTTGGAAGCATTCTGGAGGATGATGTGGTTATTTGTATCTCCAAAAGCGGAAACACACCTGAAATTAAGGTATTGGTCCCGCTCATCAAAAATTTTAAAAATAAGATCATTGCCATAACCGGAAACAAAGATTCTTTCCTGGGTCAGCAGTCTGATTTTATATTAAATGCGTATGTTGAGAAGGAAGCCTGCCCACATAACCTTGCACCTACCACCAGCACCACTGCTCAACTGGTTTTAGGAGATGCTCTGGCTATTTGTTTACTGGACCTCCGGGGCTTTTCTACTAAGGATTTTGCAAAATATCATCCGGGAGGAGCTTTAGGCAAGAAATTATATTTAAGGGTGAGCGACATAACTATACAAAATCAAAAGCCACAGGTTTCTCCCGATACTAATGTGAGGGATGTTATTGTGGAGATTTCAGAAAAAATGCTTGGAGTGACTGCAGTTATTGAAAATGAAACGGTTATAGGAATTGTTACCGATGGAGATATTCGCCGGATGCTGCGGAATAATGATGAGTTTAAACATCTTACTGCTGTAGATATAATGAGCAAAAATCCTAAAACTATCCAACAGGACGCCATGGCAATTGACGCGCTTGACAAACTTGAGGAGCATAAAATATCCCAGCTTATAGCTTTGGACAATAAACAGTATGCCGGAGTGGTTCACATTCATAATTTAATACGGGAAGGAATTTTATAA
- the tatC gene encoding twin-arginine translocase subunit TatC has product MAQKKLPAPDEMSFLDHLEDLRWHLIRATLSIAIAGTIAFLAKGFIFDVLLFGPSKGDFWTYDILCRISNFMGVDGGFCFDELPFTLQSRTMGGQFSAHIWVSITAGFVIAFPYVIYEFWKFVAPAMKENEKNTSRGFIAISSILFFLGVLFGYYVVTPLSINFLGTYQVSSIVLNEFDIGSYISLVRSSVIASGLLFELPIIIFFLTKVGVVTPMFLRKYRKYALIIVLILAAIITPPDLVSQIVVAIPILILYEVSILIAVIVYKREAKKLNTKP; this is encoded by the coding sequence ATGGCACAAAAAAAATTACCCGCTCCTGATGAGATGTCGTTTTTAGATCACCTTGAAGATCTTCGCTGGCATTTAATACGGGCAACATTATCTATAGCCATAGCGGGAACTATAGCGTTTTTAGCAAAAGGATTTATTTTTGATGTTCTTCTGTTTGGTCCCAGTAAGGGAGATTTTTGGACATATGATATACTGTGCAGGATCTCCAACTTCATGGGAGTAGATGGTGGATTTTGCTTTGATGAGCTGCCATTCACTCTCCAGAGCAGGACAATGGGAGGACAATTTTCAGCCCATATATGGGTTTCCATAACGGCAGGATTTGTAATAGCTTTCCCTTATGTAATCTATGAATTCTGGAAATTCGTGGCTCCGGCTATGAAAGAAAATGAAAAAAACACTTCCCGCGGATTTATTGCCATCTCTTCTATCCTTTTCTTTTTAGGGGTTTTATTTGGTTATTATGTAGTGACTCCTTTGTCCATAAATTTTTTGGGAACCTACCAGGTGAGTTCTATAGTTCTTAATGAATTTGATATAGGCAGTTACATAAGCCTCGTACGATCATCGGTAATCGCGAGCGGATTGCTTTTTGAACTTCCCATAATTATATTTTTCCTTACAAAAGTTGGGGTTGTAACTCCTATGTTCCTAAGAAAATATAGAAAATATGCCCTAATTATTGTATTGATCCTCGCAGCAATAATTACACCTCCAGATTTGGTATCCCAAATTGTGGTAGCAATACCTATTCTAATTTTATATGAAGTAAGTATTTTAATTGCGGTCATTGTTTATAAACGGGAAGCAAAGAAATTAAATACAAAACCATAA
- a CDS encoding carboxymuconolactone decarboxylase family protein has translation MKNQVEEFNSYRSRMNEKILSDNNKIIKRIFNLDTNAYAPGGALDVKTKELLGLVASTVLRCDDCIKYHLETSYKEGLTKEEVTEALGIATLVGGTIVIPHLRRAYEFWDALEEQGDS, from the coding sequence ATGAAAAACCAAGTAGAAGAATTCAATTCATACCGTTCCAGGATGAATGAAAAGATCCTGAGCGATAATAATAAAATTATAAAACGAATCTTTAATCTTGACACCAACGCATACGCCCCCGGAGGTGCTTTGGATGTAAAGACAAAAGAATTACTGGGCCTTGTAGCCTCCACAGTGCTACGTTGCGACGACTGTATTAAATACCACCTTGAGACATCTTATAAAGAGGGATTAACAAAGGAAGAAGTCACCGAAGCCCTCGGAATTGCAACATTGGTAGGAGGAACAATTGTGATTCCACACCTTAGGAGAGCTTATGAGTTTTGGGATGCTCTTGAGGAGCAGGGAGATTCCTAG
- a CDS encoding four helix bundle protein: MEDVKFNFEDLKVYQKALDFTDFANELTSKFPAKERFELSSQFNRASVSIALNTAEGSGDTDSQFHRYLQIAEDSARECVTCTTIAFRRKYITDEENKKARAMLLEILKMIRSLQRYLKSK, translated from the coding sequence ATGGAGGATGTGAAATTTAATTTTGAGGATTTAAAGGTATATCAGAAGGCATTGGATTTTACAGATTTTGCTAATGAATTAACTTCCAAATTTCCGGCTAAGGAAAGGTTTGAATTAAGCTCACAATTCAATAGGGCTTCTGTTTCTATAGCGTTAAATACTGCTGAAGGATCGGGAGATACGGACTCCCAGTTTCATCGTTACCTTCAAATAGCAGAAGATTCTGCACGGGAATGTGTGACCTGCACCACTATTGCTTTCCGAAGAAAATATATTACAGATGAAGAAAACAAAAAAGCGAGAGCTATGTTGCTGGAAATTCTTAAAATGATAAGAAGCTTGCAACGCTACCTGAAGTCGAAATAA
- the lptB gene encoding LPS export ABC transporter ATP-binding protein yields the protein MKLYAENLIKSYKGREVVKGISLEVNQGEIVGLLGPNGAGKTTSFYMIVGLIKPNGGKIYLDKEDITKFPMYKRAQYGIGYLAQEASVFRKLSIEDNIMSVLELTKLSKKERIDKMESLIEEFGLEHIRTNRGDLLSGGERRRTEIARALATDPHFILLDEPFAGVDPVAVEDIQRIVAQLKNKNIGILITDHNVQETLAITDRTYLMFEGSILKHGIPEELAEDQMVRKVYLGQNFELRKKKLFE from the coding sequence ATGAAACTTTACGCAGAAAATCTAATAAAATCCTATAAAGGCCGTGAGGTGGTTAAGGGAATATCCCTGGAAGTGAACCAGGGGGAAATTGTAGGACTATTGGGACCTAATGGTGCCGGGAAAACTACTTCTTTTTATATGATCGTTGGTCTCATAAAGCCAAATGGCGGAAAGATATATCTGGATAAGGAAGATATTACCAAATTTCCAATGTACAAGCGTGCTCAATATGGAATTGGATATCTGGCGCAGGAAGCTTCGGTTTTCCGGAAACTGAGTATTGAAGACAACATCATGAGTGTTCTGGAACTCACAAAACTGTCCAAAAAAGAACGGATCGACAAGATGGAATCTCTTATTGAAGAATTCGGATTAGAACATATCCGGACTAATCGTGGAGACTTACTGAGCGGGGGAGAACGTCGCCGTACAGAGATTGCACGAGCCCTGGCTACCGATCCTCATTTTATCCTTCTGGATGAACCCTTCGCAGGTGTCGACCCGGTTGCAGTAGAGGACATTCAAAGAATTGTTGCCCAACTCAAAAATAAAAACATCGGTATCCTCATTACCGACCACAACGTGCAGGAAACCCTCGCCATTACCGACAGAACTTACCTAATGTTCGAAGGAAGCATCCTTAAACACGGAATTCCCGAGGAACTGGCAGAAGATCAAATGGTAAGAAAGGTGTACCTGGGACAGAATTTTGAGTTAAGGAAGAAGAAACTTTTTGAGTAG
- a CDS encoding GIY-YIG nuclease family protein → MLNNGYHTYYTYILTNRHKSVLYTGVTNNLARRLQQHKEGAEKNNKTFTAKYKCTFLVHYEKYTWIQQAIAREKEIKGWTRKKKEELIKRNNPEWEFLNHHFSILP, encoded by the coding sequence ATGTTGAATAATGGCTATCATACCTACTACACTTACATTCTTACTAACAGGCACAAATCTGTTCTCTACACAGGTGTTACTAACAATTTAGCAAGGCGTCTTCAACAGCATAAAGAAGGTGCTGAGAAGAATAATAAAACCTTTACTGCTAAATACAAATGTACTTTTCTGGTTCATTACGAGAAATACACCTGGATTCAGCAGGCAATAGCAAGAGAAAAGGAAATCAAGGGTTGGACCAGGAAAAAGAAGGAGGAGTTAATTAAGAGAAATAATCCCGAATGGGAGTTTTTAAATCACCACTTTTCGATTCTACCATAA
- a CDS encoding GIY-YIG nuclease family protein: MLNNGYHTYYTYILTNRHKSVLYTGVTNNLARRLQQHKEGAEKNNKSFTAKYKCTFLIHYEKYTWIQQAIAREKEIKGWTRKKKEELIKRNNPEWEFLNHHFSILP; this comes from the coding sequence ATGTTGAATAATGGCTATCATACCTACTACACTTATATTCTTACTAACAGGCACAAATCTGTTCTCTACACAGGTGTTACTAACAATTTAGCAAGGCGTCTTCAACAGCATAAAGAAGGTGCTGAGAAGAATAATAAAAGCTTTACTGCTAAATACAAATGTACATTTCTGATTCATTACGAGAAATACACCTGGATTCAGCAGGCAATAGCAAGAGAAAAGGAAATCAAGGGTTGGACCAGGAAAAAGAAGGAGGAGTTAATTAAGAGAAATAATCCCGAGTGGGAGTTTTTAAATCACCATTTTTCGATTCTACCATAA
- a CDS encoding phosphatidylcholine/phosphatidylserine synthase, producing MAIKRHVPNFITLLNLMSGGIAAIFAVQGNLIMAAVFVGLGIFFDFFDGLAARALDVKSEMGLQLDSLADMITSGLVPGIVMYQLLLKALPGDLITSKEWAGTGTWWEWNFPILALIGLFITAASGYRLAKFNIDERQTDSFIGLPTPANALLILSLPLILAYQPHPWAVGLILNEWFLIILTLVSCYMLNAEIPLFALKFSDWSFGKNKLRYSFIAYCLLMIILFQFIAIPVIILSYVILSLLFPAEREQEEVVRG from the coding sequence ATGGCCATAAAACGACATGTTCCAAATTTCATAACGCTTTTGAATCTTATGAGTGGTGGTATCGCAGCCATCTTTGCAGTACAGGGAAATTTGATAATGGCAGCTGTCTTTGTTGGTCTCGGAATATTCTTCGATTTTTTTGACGGACTTGCAGCGCGGGCTCTTGATGTAAAGAGCGAAATGGGTCTGCAACTGGATTCTCTGGCCGATATGATCACCAGCGGACTCGTGCCGGGAATTGTGATGTATCAGTTATTGCTGAAAGCTCTGCCCGGCGATCTTATTACTTCTAAAGAATGGGCAGGTACTGGCACCTGGTGGGAATGGAATTTCCCAATCCTGGCCCTGATCGGACTTTTCATAACCGCTGCCTCCGGTTACCGACTGGCGAAATTCAACATAGACGAGCGTCAAACCGATTCTTTTATCGGTTTACCCACTCCCGCAAACGCACTTCTCATTTTAAGTCTGCCACTCATCCTGGCCTATCAGCCGCATCCCTGGGCAGTAGGTTTAATTCTGAATGAATGGTTTCTCATCATCCTCACCCTCGTAAGCTGTTATATGCTCAACGCTGAAATTCCGCTCTTCGCCTTAAAATTCTCTGACTGGTCGTTTGGAAAAAATAAGCTTAGGTATTCTTTCATAGCCTATTGTCTGCTGATGATCATCCTTTTTCAGTTCATTGCCATTCCAGTTATAATTTTGAGCTACGTGATTCTTTCTTTGCTTTTTCCTGCGGAAAGGGAGCAGGAGGAGGTTGTGAGAGGCTAA
- the lnt gene encoding apolipoprotein N-acyltransferase produces MKNLLYALLSGFLLALAWPTYGFPILIFLAFVPLLFAEFNIRNSEIRYKKLQILGLSYLSFLIWNLITTYWLYYSTLFGAAFAILVNSLLMSLVFLLYHYVAKRSDFRSGAAFFISIWIIFENIHLGWEFSWPWLNLGNVFAVTHNWVQWYEYTGAFGGTLWILLVNIGIFKSVISYREFRQREIIWRGIIKAALFVALPIAVSYLIRNYYSEAEKTLEAVILQPNIDPYKEKYNVTDTRIGEHLLKLSREKITDNTALVVAPETVFASGTVLNKFPESEAAFYSKQILEQSPNLNFLSGISMYERFNDPERVAKQSNQLGPMDWYNDYNSAFLMNQQSPPQLYHKSKLVVGVENFPYQSILKPILGDVMIDLGGTVAMKTTQEERAVFELNNGYSTAPIICYESVYGEYVTCYVRNGADFLTIITNDAWWSDTQGHKQHLNYAKLRAIETRRSIVRSANTGISAFINEKGDILETLGYTEVGSIRGEVTLNTEETFYVRHGDYIARVSKFLAAFLFLFAVVKYERRKRR; encoded by the coding sequence ATGAAGAACTTACTATACGCACTTCTTAGCGGATTCCTCCTGGCGCTTGCTTGGCCAACCTACGGATTTCCGATCCTTATATTTCTGGCTTTTGTACCGCTTCTTTTTGCTGAATTCAACATCAGGAATTCAGAGATCAGGTACAAAAAACTGCAGATCCTGGGGCTGTCTTATCTCAGCTTCCTTATCTGGAACCTCATCACCACTTACTGGCTCTACTACTCTACCCTTTTTGGAGCAGCCTTTGCCATTTTGGTGAATTCGTTGTTGATGTCATTGGTATTTTTACTTTACCACTACGTCGCCAAGAGATCAGATTTTCGGAGTGGTGCTGCTTTCTTCATCAGTATCTGGATCATATTTGAAAACATCCACCTTGGCTGGGAGTTTTCCTGGCCGTGGTTAAATCTTGGGAATGTTTTTGCGGTTACACATAACTGGGTTCAGTGGTATGAATATACCGGGGCATTTGGCGGGACATTGTGGATCCTCCTGGTAAACATTGGCATCTTTAAATCGGTTATCTCCTACCGCGAATTCCGGCAACGGGAGATCATCTGGCGCGGAATTATTAAAGCAGCTCTCTTTGTGGCCCTGCCTATTGCTGTTTCATATCTTATTCGGAATTATTATTCTGAAGCTGAAAAAACCCTGGAAGCGGTTATTCTTCAGCCGAATATAGATCCATACAAAGAAAAGTACAACGTCACAGACACCCGGATAGGAGAACATCTGCTGAAGCTGAGTCGGGAAAAAATCACAGATAATACTGCCCTTGTCGTTGCTCCGGAAACCGTTTTTGCCAGTGGTACTGTCTTAAACAAATTTCCGGAATCTGAAGCCGCTTTCTACAGCAAACAGATACTGGAACAGAGTCCGAACCTGAATTTCCTCAGCGGAATTTCAATGTACGAGAGATTTAATGATCCTGAGAGAGTGGCCAAACAATCCAACCAACTCGGGCCGATGGATTGGTACAATGACTATAATTCGGCATTTTTAATGAACCAGCAGAGTCCGCCGCAGCTATATCACAAATCAAAGCTGGTGGTGGGAGTTGAGAATTTCCCTTACCAGAGCATCCTGAAACCCATCCTGGGAGATGTTATGATTGATCTTGGGGGAACCGTGGCGATGAAAACCACCCAGGAGGAACGTGCAGTATTCGAGCTGAACAACGGCTATTCCACCGCGCCAATTATTTGTTATGAGTCCGTCTACGGGGAATACGTCACCTGCTACGTAAGAAATGGTGCGGACTTCCTTACGATCATTACTAACGATGCCTGGTGGAGCGACACCCAGGGACATAAGCAACATCTCAACTACGCTAAACTGCGTGCGATAGAAACAAGAAGATCAATCGTGCGAAGTGCCAACACCGGGATTTCCGCTTTTATAAATGAAAAAGGAGATATCCTGGAGACTCTGGGTTATACAGAGGTTGGAAGCATACGGGGAGAAGTAACTCTTAATACTGAAGAAACTTTCTACGTAAGACACGGGGACTACATCGCCCGCGTCTCAAAATTCCTTGCTGCATTCCTGTTCCTGTTTGCAGTGGTTAAATACGAACGGAGGAAGAGGCGGTGA
- a CDS encoding GIY-YIG nuclease family protein, producing MKRSWVYIMANKNKTTLYTGVTSRLSQRVIEHKTKKYKGFSARYNCENLVFFREFTDIKQAIQYEKN from the coding sequence TTGAAACGCTCCTGGGTCTATATTATGGCTAATAAGAACAAAACCACTCTCTATACCGGAGTAACCTCCCGGCTTAGTCAGCGGGTCATCGAGCACAAGACAAAAAAGTATAAAGGATTTTCTGCCAGATATAACTGTGAAAATTTAGTTTTCTTCCGCGAATTCACAGATATAAAACAGGCTATTCAATATGAAAAAAATTAA
- a CDS encoding GIY-YIG nuclease family protein produces the protein MKRSWVYIMANKNKTTLYTGVTSRLSQRVIEHKTKKYKGFSARYNCENLVFFREFTDIKQAIQYEKKLKAGNRAKKESLINEQNPEWKDLYDDLK, from the coding sequence TTGAAACGCTCCTGGGTCTATATTATGGCTAATAAGAACAAAACCACTCTCTATACCGGAGTAACCTCCCGGCTTAGTCAGCGGGTCATCGAGCACAAGACAAAAAAATATAAAGGATTTTCTGCCAGATATAACTGTGAAAATTTAGTTTTCTTCCGCGAATTTACAGATATAAAACAGGCTATTCAATATGAAAAAAAATTAAAGGCGGGAAACCGTGCCAAGAAAGAGAGCCTTATCAATGAGCAAAATCCTGAATGGAAAGATCTTTATGACGATCTTAAATAG
- a CDS encoding sugar transferase — MRILPTACLRQHIGSDFYKFFLFSRSNQNKLYRFFHRMFDLTAGVIGLFFCGIIIPLVWLGNLIGNRGSLFYTQERIGKNAEPFQIMKFRTMPENSEINGPQWTEKNDSRITWFGRILRRTRFDEFPQFYNIIKGEMSVIGPRPERPKFVKELSEIMPFYKTRHLIKPGLTYWAQVKANYGSSHDDSLEKLQYDLYYIKHRGLFLDLNILLKTFSTVLFFRGQ, encoded by the coding sequence ATGAGGATATTACCTACCGCGTGCTTAAGACAGCATATTGGGAGCGATTTCTATAAATTCTTCCTGTTTAGCCGAAGCAACCAGAACAAACTTTATAGATTTTTCCACAGGATGTTTGATCTTACAGCAGGGGTTATAGGTCTTTTTTTCTGCGGAATAATAATTCCTCTTGTTTGGCTTGGGAATTTAATTGGCAACCGCGGAAGTTTATTTTACACCCAGGAAAGAATAGGAAAAAATGCAGAGCCTTTTCAAATTATGAAGTTCCGCACAATGCCTGAAAACTCTGAAATTAACGGGCCACAATGGACAGAAAAAAACGACAGCAGGATCACCTGGTTTGGCAGAATATTAAGGAGAACTCGCTTTGATGAATTTCCGCAATTTTACAACATCATAAAGGGAGAAATGAGCGTTATAGGCCCCCGACCGGAACGGCCAAAGTTTGTCAAAGAACTTTCTGAAATAATGCCATTTTACAAAACCCGCCACTTAATAAAACCCGGCCTCACTTACTGGGCGCAGGTAAAAGCCAACTACGGCTCCAGTCACGACGATAGCCTTGAAAAACTGCAATATGACCTTTATTACATTAAACATAGGGGATTGTTCCTGGATCTTAATATTCTGTTGAAGACGTTTAGTACAGTCTTGTTCTTCCGCGGACAGTAG
- a CDS encoding glycosyltransferase, with protein MLLRQWPWAYCIVSTNVGGLPYLIEDKKCGFLVPVNDAVAMAKGVIWLIENPDEAKQIAECGRRKIKEFDWQLIKQEWDEVLV; from the coding sequence GTGTTATTGAGGCAATGGCCCTGGGCTTACTGTATTGTTTCTACTAATGTTGGGGGCCTGCCTTACCTTATTGAGGATAAAAAGTGTGGCTTCTTAGTACCTGTTAATGATGCTGTTGCCATGGCCAAAGGGGTGATTTGGTTAATTGAAAATCCCGATGAAGCCAAACAAATTGCAGAATGTGGCAGAAGAAAAATAAAAGAATTTGACTGGCAGTTGATTAAACAGGAATGGGATGAGGTACTCGTCTGA